A single region of the Spirosoma linguale DSM 74 genome encodes:
- a CDS encoding transcriptional regulator, AraC family (PFAM: helix-turn-helix- domain containing protein AraC type~SMART: Helix-turn-helix, AraC domain~KEGG: pla:Plav_0665 helix-turn-helix domain- containing protein), which translates to MNGLFCSPFSCFCRIIQKRFVVPASSPLLFLSDGFAFYRGNLSSVSQHQHHAVELVISEGPCEFWNGPERLHRGRVALLGADVPHRFVGNGWQCFVYVEPESRLGWHLAQYLNGQPVVSLLDQLVVDLSVAEATTTDELALLFNQLMPKLIPDAAPALAVSVDERIDSVLDYVKTHIDDPLPLGQLTEVACLSEGRLMHLFKEQVGIPIRKYVLWNRLQVSVQHVLQGQNLTQAAHSGGFADSAHFSRTFSEMFGIRPSDVLLK; encoded by the coding sequence ATGAACGGATTGTTTTGTTCCCCGTTTAGCTGTTTTTGCCGTATTATTCAAAAACGTTTCGTCGTGCCTGCGTCCTCCCCACTGCTATTTCTGAGCGATGGCTTTGCGTTTTACCGGGGAAACTTATCCTCCGTCAGTCAGCATCAGCACCACGCCGTCGAATTGGTTATCAGCGAAGGTCCCTGTGAGTTCTGGAATGGCCCGGAGCGGCTGCACCGGGGGCGGGTTGCGCTGTTGGGAGCCGATGTTCCGCACCGATTCGTTGGCAATGGCTGGCAATGCTTTGTCTATGTAGAGCCGGAGAGCCGCTTAGGGTGGCACCTTGCCCAATACCTGAACGGGCAACCCGTAGTGAGCCTGCTGGATCAACTTGTCGTTGACTTATCCGTTGCCGAAGCCACGACAACCGATGAACTGGCCCTACTTTTTAATCAATTGATGCCAAAGCTGATACCGGATGCGGCACCAGCCCTGGCCGTTAGCGTCGATGAGCGAATTGACTCGGTGCTGGACTACGTAAAAACTCACATTGATGATCCGTTGCCACTTGGGCAACTGACGGAAGTGGCGTGTTTGTCGGAAGGACGATTGATGCACTTGTTCAAAGAACAGGTGGGTATCCCCATTCGTAAGTATGTTCTCTGGAATCGACTACAAGTCAGCGTACAGCACGTGTTGCAGGGACAAAATTTAACGCAGGCTGCCCACAGCGGGGGCTTTGCCGATTCAGCCCACTTTAGTCGCACCTTTTCCGAGATGTTCGGCATCCGCCCCTCCGATGTACTGCTAAAATAG